One Natrinema longum genomic window carries:
- a CDS encoding PD-(D/E)XK nuclease family protein, giving the protein MTDGTTTAESLSVAGLRSALHCPRRYELAHVHGIEGDEEDAIGDRVALLRTAICDALRSGETNREKFEVVARDRLSALWTDHEESFHSRAQRRHERRVLEATLAAYVERVGGDHARGIERLAADATRGDLIGPELSLSSTLECPEPDGGAEPDREGETVTIDATVDYVYGDGSSIVGVRFVPTLAPLGSLRYRSEWAGDVAERFTDHFDTDSDAFEPDSVGSLFETAVVLDGLRRLRDRLELGDRTCRYVQIPLADRSATAVNWVRETVETSLEVVDLTDVYVDHHTYGMTHDHRNGTVDDRLGRVASSLLSGPYDPSDRWDRIADHACPTCDYTVCCQDYIAGEVRFDG; this is encoded by the coding sequence ATGACTGACGGGACGACGACCGCCGAGTCGCTCTCCGTCGCGGGGCTCAGATCCGCGCTGCACTGTCCCCGGCGGTACGAACTCGCTCACGTCCACGGGATCGAGGGCGACGAGGAGGACGCGATCGGCGACCGCGTGGCGCTGCTTCGGACCGCGATCTGTGACGCGCTTCGGAGCGGTGAGACGAACCGCGAGAAGTTCGAGGTCGTCGCCCGCGATCGACTCTCGGCGCTGTGGACCGACCACGAGGAATCGTTCCACTCCCGTGCCCAGCGTCGCCACGAACGACGGGTGCTCGAGGCGACGCTCGCCGCGTACGTCGAACGCGTCGGCGGCGACCACGCCAGGGGGATCGAGCGGCTGGCTGCCGACGCGACCCGCGGCGACCTGATCGGGCCGGAACTGTCGCTCTCGAGCACGCTCGAGTGCCCCGAACCGGACGGCGGAGCGGAACCCGACCGCGAGGGGGAGACGGTGACGATCGATGCCACGGTCGACTACGTCTACGGCGACGGCTCGTCGATCGTCGGCGTCCGGTTCGTCCCGACGCTCGCACCGCTTGGCTCCCTGCGCTACCGCTCGGAGTGGGCGGGCGACGTGGCGGAGCGATTTACCGACCACTTCGATACCGATTCGGACGCGTTCGAGCCGGACTCCGTCGGCTCGCTCTTCGAAACTGCAGTCGTCCTCGACGGGCTCCGCCGGCTCCGGGACCGCCTCGAGCTCGGCGACCGGACCTGTCGCTACGTCCAGATTCCGCTGGCCGATCGGTCGGCGACGGCGGTGAACTGGGTGCGAGAGACCGTCGAGACGAGCCTCGAGGTCGTCGATCTCACCGACGTCTACGTCGATCACCACACCTACGGAATGACACACGATCATCGAAACGGAACCGTCGACGACCGGCTCGGACGGGTCGCTTCGAGCCTGCTGTCCGGCCCCTACGACCCGTCCGATCGATGGGATCGGATCGCGGACCACGCCTGTCCGACGTGTGACTACACCGTCTGCTGTCAGGACTACATCGCAGGGGAGGTGCGGTTCGATGGGTGA